A stretch of Argiope bruennichi chromosome 10, qqArgBrue1.1, whole genome shotgun sequence DNA encodes these proteins:
- the LOC129988666 gene encoding speckle-type POZ protein B-like, translated as MALTEKCFTYTWKLENVSYCLQKRGAVIKSPAFVINSIDETKWKLGLYPRGKQYGNYIGFYLYREGDSKGPEYVEIKYELELVAEGSSNQTRKEKFKYVFPKSHGHGSQKFALLKYVFIEKRSLFLPQDTLIARCKIWKTVGEMAEHIQCLARTRIGAQKKSFVWNVKNFSSFESEKKDTYQIKSIENDEPLMSLYLSLSGGLNSEEIIRFELCLHDQTIQFCSLRLSILNACGNRIECNQEEFWFDGPSKSKEFKFIFTKNKLMAMQSSYLTDDILSLHWEWTFSNGVISEDILNVEYSCNNSENKFSNAENLNKQKALSLSYSLNDGLKSLYDENFLCDVKLKTNTGTFPAHKIILSASSSVFKAMFSSDMKEKDSNCVHVEDLSDDTIHRMLIYIYTARTEDVTWESASDLYVAADKYAILSLKSICSSYMKDNLSLNNACDALLLSDFHADDDLKSAVQDYIFKNVKGIINSDGWKLLMEANAKLAAETLCLLHK; from the coding sequence ATGGCACTTACTGAAAAATGTTTCACTTACACGTGGAAATTAGAAAATGTCAGCTACTGTTTGCAAAAGAGGGGTGCAGTCATAAAAAGTCCAGCATTTGTGATAAATTCGATTGACGAAACGAAATGGAAGTTAGGCCTCTATCCTAGAGGGAAGCAATATGGAAATTACATCGGTTTTTACCTTTACAGAGAGGGGGACAGCAAAGGACCAGAATATGTGGAAATTAAATATGAACTAGAACTGGTCGCAGAAGGTAGTTCTAACCAAACacgaaaggaaaaatttaaatatgtttttcctaAAAGTCATGGTCATGGATCTCAAAAATTTGCTTTGCTAAAGTATGTGTTCATTGAGAAAAGATCATTATTTCTTCCACAAGACACTCTCATTGCTCGCTGCAAAATATGGAAGACCGTCGGAGAAATGGCAGAACATATCCAGTGTCTTGCCCGCACCCGGATAGGAGCCCAGAAAAAATCCTTCGTGTggaatgtaaaaaatttcagctCTTTTGAATCAGAGAAAAAGGATACTTATCAGATCAAATCAATTGAGAACGATGAGCCGTTAATGTCATTATATCTCTCTTTAAGTGGAGGattaaattctgaagaaataatTCGTTTCGAACTCTGCCTTCACGATCAGACCATTCAGTTTTGCTCATTAAGATTATCTATTCTCAATGCGTGTGGTAACAGAATAGAGTGTAACCAAGAGGAGTTTTGGTTCGATGGTCCATCGAAGtccaaagaatttaaattcattttcacgAAGAATAAATTGATGGCAATGCAAAGTTCCTATCTAACCGACGACATTTTATCATTGCATTGGGAATGGACCTTTTCTAATGGAGTAATTTCAGAAGACATCCTGAACGTCGAATATTCATGTAACAATTCCGAGAACAAATTTTCTAATGCTGAAAACTTGAATAAACAAAAGGCGTTGTCCTTATCATATTCCTTGAACGACGGTTTGAAATCTTTGTACGATGAGAATTTTCTATGCGATGTGAAATTGAAGACCAATACCGGCACATTTCCAGCCCACAAGATTATTCTAAGCGCTTCTTCGTCTGTATTTAAGGCAATGTTTTCGAGCGACATGAAAGAGAAAGACAGCAACTGCGTCCATGTTGAAGATTTGAGCGACGATACTATTCATCGAATGCTGATCTACATCTATACCGCTCGTACGGAAGATGTAACGTGGGAGAGTGCTTCTGATTTATATGTGGCTGCCGATAAATACGCAATCTTAAGTTTGAAGAGCATATGTTCTTCTTACATGAAGGACAATCTCTCACTAAACAACGCTTGTGACGCCCTGTTGCTGTCTGACTTTCACGCAGACGACGATTTGAAATCTGCTGTGCAGGATtacatattcaaaaatgttaagGGCATTATAAACTCGGATGGATGGAAGCTTTTGATGGAAGCTAATGCGAAGCTTGCAGCTGAAACTTTATGCCTCCTGcacaaatag